One Methanoculleus sp. 7T genomic window carries:
- the infB gene encoding translation initiation factor IF-2, producing MAKQSKIRTPIVCVMGHVDHGKTSLLDRIRGSSVTSTEAGAITQHIGATLVPIDAITRMSGALSKVSVNVPGLLFIDTPGHHAFTTLRARGGALADMAIVVVDINEGFRPQTIEALQILRNYKTPFVIAANKVDRIHGWRVQEGQPFLKTFAKQNERVQGTLETKVYELVGKLSDLGFNSERFDRVSDFARNICIVPTSALTGEGIPDVLMVLIGLAQRYMTESLKVSADGPGAGTVLEVKEERGLGMTLDVILYDGTLAVGDEIVVAGNEEIIGTKVRSLLKPRPMSEILTEERFERVKSVTAAAGIKVAAPKLDGVIAGSPLRVVRGGNRDEVAEQVRHEVQDIQVNLSDIGVIIRADTIGALEALSKELEGHQIQVMRATVGPVTRHDVIEAGTIKDPLYSAIIAFNTPVLPDAVDTLADASMSHVSIFEGGVIYQLLDDYVEWRDAKKQELERQQFEKLIMPAKIRILPNCVFRQSNPAVVGVRVLGGKLQSDVDLILPNGKKVGHLKQIQAKNETVQEVDAGKEVAISIEGPTVGRQINVDDDLYVDVPERHVKVIEREMLEHLNSSLRETLEEFTSLKRRDDPFWGK from the coding sequence ATGGCAAAGCAATCAAAGATCAGAACCCCCATTGTCTGCGTGATGGGCCATGTCGACCACGGCAAGACATCTCTTCTGGATAGGATCCGGGGCTCATCCGTGACGTCGACCGAGGCGGGCGCGATCACACAGCATATCGGCGCCACGCTCGTCCCCATCGACGCGATCACCCGCATGAGCGGAGCCTTGAGCAAGGTCAGCGTCAACGTCCCGGGCCTCCTCTTCATCGACACTCCCGGGCACCACGCCTTCACCACCCTCCGTGCGCGCGGCGGGGCGCTCGCCGATATGGCAATCGTCGTGGTGGATATCAACGAGGGCTTCCGCCCCCAGACGATCGAGGCGCTCCAGATCCTGCGCAACTACAAGACGCCGTTCGTTATCGCGGCAAACAAAGTCGACCGCATCCATGGGTGGCGCGTTCAAGAAGGCCAGCCATTCCTGAAGACGTTCGCGAAGCAGAACGAGCGTGTCCAGGGCACACTTGAGACGAAGGTCTACGAACTCGTCGGCAAACTCTCGGACCTCGGGTTCAACTCCGAGCGGTTCGACCGGGTCTCCGACTTCGCGCGGAACATCTGCATCGTGCCGACGAGCGCCCTCACCGGCGAGGGCATCCCCGACGTCCTCATGGTGCTGATCGGGCTTGCCCAGCGCTACATGACCGAGAGCCTCAAGGTCAGCGCCGACGGCCCCGGCGCCGGCACCGTGCTCGAGGTGAAGGAGGAGCGGGGGCTCGGGATGACGCTCGACGTCATCCTCTACGACGGGACCCTCGCGGTCGGGGACGAGATCGTCGTCGCAGGAAACGAGGAGATCATCGGGACCAAAGTGCGGTCCCTCTTAAAGCCCCGGCCCATGAGCGAGATCCTGACCGAAGAGCGGTTCGAGCGGGTCAAGTCCGTCACCGCCGCCGCGGGTATCAAGGTGGCAGCCCCGAAACTCGACGGCGTCATCGCGGGGTCCCCTTTGCGGGTTGTCAGGGGCGGCAACCGGGACGAGGTGGCAGAACAGGTCCGCCACGAGGTCCAGGACATTCAGGTGAACCTCTCCGATATCGGGGTCATCATCAGGGCCGATACCATCGGTGCCCTCGAAGCGCTCTCGAAGGAACTGGAGGGACACCAGATCCAGGTGATGCGGGCCACCGTCGGCCCGGTCACCCGCCACGACGTCATTGAGGCCGGAACGATCAAGGACCCGCTCTACAGCGCGATCATCGCCTTCAACACCCCGGTCCTGCCTGACGCGGTCGACACCCTGGCGGACGCCTCGATGTCGCATGTCAGCATATTCGAGGGCGGGGTCATCTACCAGCTCCTCGACGATTACGTGGAGTGGCGCGATGCGAAGAAGCAGGAGCTTGAGCGGCAGCAGTTCGAGAAACTGATCATGCCGGCAAAGATCCGGATCCTCCCGAACTGCGTCTTCCGGCAGAGCAACCCGGCGGTCGTCGGCGTCCGTGTCCTCGGAGGAAAACTCCAGAGCGATGTCGATCTGATCCTCCCGAACGGCAAAAAGGTGGGTCATCTCAAGCAGATCCAGGCGAAGAACGAGACGGTTCAAGAGGTCGACGCCGGCAAGGAGGTGGCGATCTCCATCGAGGGACCGACGGTCGGCCGCCAGATCAACGTCGACGACGACCTCTATGTGGATGTCCCGGAGCGGCATGTGAAGGTGATCGAGCGGGAGATGCTCGAGCACTTGAACTCAAGCCTGCGGGAGACCCTCGAGGAGTTCACCTCCCTCAAACGCCGAGACGACCCCTTCTGGGGGAAGTGA
- a CDS encoding histidinol phosphate phosphatase domain-containing protein has translation MYDLHTHTILSDGDLLPTELVRRAAVLGYKTLAVTDHADASNLAHLVEAVSEVRDSAQCYGVDLLVGVELTHVPPSRIPGLAREAKRRGADIVVVHGETVVEPVAPGTNRAACTCEYVDVLGHPGLISVEDALEAADHGIALEITSRAGHNRTNGHVVRVAREAGCLLTVDSDTHAPSDLMSKESRWAVALGAGLTEAESREILSLDVKQLLHM, from the coding sequence ATGTACGACCTGCACACCCATACCATCCTCTCCGACGGCGACCTGCTCCCGACGGAGCTCGTTCGGCGGGCGGCCGTGCTCGGCTACAAGACGCTTGCCGTCACCGACCACGCGGACGCATCAAACCTCGCGCATCTCGTGGAGGCTGTGAGCGAGGTCCGTGATTCGGCGCAGTGTTACGGCGTGGACCTGCTCGTCGGCGTGGAACTCACTCACGTCCCGCCGTCCCGGATCCCGGGGCTTGCGCGCGAAGCAAAACGGCGCGGTGCCGACATCGTCGTGGTCCACGGCGAGACGGTGGTGGAGCCGGTCGCGCCGGGAACCAACCGGGCCGCCTGCACGTGCGAGTACGTGGACGTACTCGGCCACCCGGGGCTCATATCGGTTGAGGATGCGCTGGAAGCGGCTGATCATGGAATTGCGCTTGAGATAACGTCGCGTGCCGGGCACAACCGGACGAACGGCCACGTTGTCCGGGTGGCGCGGGAGGCCGGTTGTCTTCTCACGGTCGATTCAGACACGCATGCGCCGTCGGATCTCATGTCGAAAGAGTCACGATGGGCGGTTGCGCTCGGCGCCGGGTTGACGGAAGCGGAATCCCGAGAAATTCTCTCTCTGGATGTAAAACAGCTCCTCCATATGTGA
- a CDS encoding 30S ribosomal protein S6e, with translation MADFKIILSDPETGRSYKIDATGPAAGALIGKRIGDEIDGGALGLAGYTIQITGGTDKTGIPARRDLPGPARRRLLLSEGVGFHPVMEGERRRKSVRGSEISADFVQVNAAVKQHGAKPLAEYFEQPEAAAE, from the coding sequence ATGGCAGATTTCAAAATCATCCTATCAGACCCGGAAACCGGGCGTTCATACAAGATTGATGCGACCGGTCCCGCCGCAGGAGCGCTCATCGGCAAGCGCATCGGTGACGAGATCGACGGGGGCGCTCTCGGGCTTGCGGGCTACACGATCCAGATCACCGGCGGCACGGACAAGACCGGCATCCCGGCACGCCGCGACCTCCCCGGACCTGCACGGAGGAGACTCCTGCTCTCCGAGGGTGTCGGGTTCCACCCGGTCATGGAAGGTGAGCGCCGCAGGAAGTCGGTACGCGGGAGCGAGATCAGCGCCGACTTTGTTCAGGTCAACGCAGCCGTGAAGCAGCACGGAGCAAAACCCCTGGCCGAATACTTCGAACAGCCCGAGGCGGCGGCTGAATAA
- a CDS encoding DUF2240 family protein has product MSVKIAVAAPFKHMRKDRLQRSEFVFYIAIDRKWMNKEQANQLLERAMSEGLVEMDGGTIRPLFDVAEVSIPLGFKPTSDVLVAESPYEELIGRIAAATGKPPQDVVAELHQVVDHFDGNLRVEAAVVVLAKKYGVPFEDKLAALERSVAKVR; this is encoded by the coding sequence GTGAGCGTAAAGATTGCCGTTGCCGCGCCGTTCAAGCACATGCGCAAGGACCGGCTGCAGAGGAGCGAGTTCGTCTTCTACATCGCCATCGACCGGAAGTGGATGAACAAGGAGCAGGCGAACCAGCTCCTTGAGCGGGCGATGTCAGAGGGGCTCGTCGAGATGGACGGCGGCACCATCCGACCGCTCTTCGACGTCGCGGAGGTCTCGATACCGCTCGGGTTCAAGCCAACCTCCGACGTCCTCGTTGCGGAGAGCCCCTACGAGGAGTTGATCGGACGGATCGCCGCCGCAACCGGGAAACCGCCGCAGGATGTCGTCGCGGAACTCCACCAGGTCGTCGACCACTTCGACGGCAACCTCCGCGTGGAGGCGGCGGTGGTCGTCCTCGCCAAGAAGTACGGCGTTCCGTTCGAGGATAAACTGGCCGCTCTGGAGCGGTCGGTCGCAAAGGTGCGGTAG
- the hypB gene encoding hydrogenase nickel incorporation protein HypB has translation MHHIDVHVEKDIYDVNNRIADANAKLLKSHGIRAFDLLGAIGSGKTATIERLAPLIRERGLRVGAIAGDVYGDDDFKRIVALGIPAYNANTGKECHLDAHLVEHAIDHLPLDDIDILFIENVGNMICPTDFRLGAEKRIVVVSSTEGDDVVNKHPMMFRGSTIGVINKVDLAPFVGANLDRMEQDMRRYNPEMQIFRTNMKTGDGIRELLDAILA, from the coding sequence ATGCACCATATCGACGTCCATGTGGAGAAGGACATCTACGACGTCAATAACCGCATCGCAGATGCCAACGCAAAACTCCTCAAAAGCCACGGCATTCGGGCGTTCGACCTCCTCGGCGCTATCGGATCGGGGAAGACAGCCACGATCGAGCGTCTTGCACCCCTTATCCGTGAGCGGGGGCTCCGTGTCGGCGCCATCGCAGGAGACGTCTACGGCGACGACGATTTCAAGCGGATCGTCGCCCTCGGCATCCCGGCCTATAACGCGAATACCGGGAAAGAGTGTCACCTCGACGCGCACCTGGTGGAACATGCCATCGACCACCTGCCGCTCGACGATATCGACATCCTCTTCATCGAGAACGTCGGCAATATGATCTGCCCGACCGATTTCCGGCTGGGCGCCGAGAAGAGGATCGTCGTCGTCAGCTCAACCGAAGGGGACGATGTGGTGAACAAACACCCGATGATGTTCCGCGGCAGCACCATCGGCGTCATCAACAAGGTCGACCTTGCCCCGTTCGTCGGCGCCAATCTTGACCGGATGGAGCAGGATATGCGCCGATACAACCCGGAGATGCAGATCTTCCGGACGAACATGAAGACGGGAGACGGGATTCGGGAACTGCTGGACGCGATCCTCGCTTGA
- a CDS encoding bifunctional metallophosphatase/5'-nucleotidase yields MTEQITLLQMNDSHGYLEPHQELFYAPGRAEYRTAGGYARIAALLDAVRDARPGRVLAFDCGDTIHGTYPAVQSKGEALVPVLNALGFDAMTAHWEFAYGPEQFRKVARGLDYPVLAINCYDDATGDLVFPPYTVCETEGLQVGVIGIAATIVDKVMPKSFSEGIRFTLGNEELPGYISRLRDDEGVDLVVVVSHLGFPQEVKLAREVDGIDVLLSGHTHNRLFEPAVVNDTIIIQSGCHGSFLGRLDLTVENRRVKRFDHDLIVVGEAIRPHPEVEEKVSAVMDPHRERLSRVVGEARTPLNRNTVLEATMDNFLLQALIDVTDADMAFSNGWRYGAPVPPGPVTVNDLWNIIPVNPPVSTVEITGRELRAMMEENLERTFARDPYEQMGGYVKRCAGVSLYCKLENPPGLRIQEFFAGGKRLDPDAAYQAAFVTEQGVPAKYGENREALDIRAIEVLERYLARGPVRADLVGSVTAI; encoded by the coding sequence ATGACGGAACAGATCACGCTCCTGCAGATGAACGACTCGCACGGCTATCTGGAACCGCATCAAGAACTCTTCTATGCCCCCGGCCGGGCCGAGTACCGAACGGCCGGCGGGTATGCCCGGATAGCCGCGCTCCTTGACGCGGTGCGGGATGCGCGGCCGGGAAGAGTCCTTGCGTTCGACTGCGGCGACACCATCCACGGGACCTATCCTGCCGTCCAATCGAAGGGCGAGGCGCTCGTCCCGGTCCTCAACGCCCTTGGGTTCGACGCCATGACCGCCCACTGGGAGTTCGCCTACGGGCCGGAGCAGTTCCGGAAGGTGGCCCGCGGCCTCGACTACCCGGTCCTCGCCATCAACTGCTACGACGACGCGACCGGCGACCTCGTCTTTCCGCCCTACACGGTCTGCGAGACCGAAGGGCTGCAGGTGGGCGTCATCGGCATCGCCGCCACGATCGTCGACAAGGTGATGCCGAAGTCCTTCTCGGAGGGGATCCGGTTCACTCTAGGTAACGAGGAACTCCCGGGATACATCTCACGGCTCCGTGACGACGAGGGCGTGGACCTGGTCGTGGTGGTATCGCACCTCGGTTTTCCTCAAGAGGTGAAACTCGCCCGGGAGGTGGACGGGATCGACGTCCTCCTCTCGGGGCACACCCACAACCGCCTCTTTGAGCCGGCGGTTGTGAACGACACCATCATCATCCAGTCCGGCTGCCACGGCTCCTTCCTCGGGCGGCTCGACCTCACGGTTGAGAACCGGCGGGTGAAGCGCTTCGACCACGACCTCATCGTCGTCGGCGAGGCGATCCGCCCCCATCCCGAGGTCGAAGAGAAGGTCTCGGCGGTCATGGACCCCCACCGCGAGCGCCTCTCCCGGGTCGTCGGCGAGGCTCGGACCCCCCTCAACCGGAACACGGTCCTCGAAGCCACCATGGACAACTTCCTCCTTCAAGCGCTCATCGACGTCACCGATGCTGATATGGCATTCTCGAACGGCTGGCGCTACGGCGCCCCGGTGCCCCCGGGTCCGGTCACGGTAAACGACCTCTGGAACATCATCCCGGTCAACCCTCCGGTCTCGACGGTCGAGATCACAGGCCGGGAACTCCGGGCGATGATGGAGGAGAATCTGGAACGGACCTTTGCGCGGGATCCCTACGAGCAGATGGGCGGCTACGTGAAGCGCTGTGCTGGGGTCAGCCTCTACTGCAAACTCGAGAACCCGCCCGGGCTCCGCATCCAAGAGTTTTTTGCGGGAGGGAAGAGGCTCGACCCGGACGCCGCCTACCAAGCCGCGTTCGTCACCGAGCAGGGCGTGCCTGCGAAGTACGGCGAGAACCGGGAGGCCCTGGATATCCGTGCAATCGAGGTGCTCGAGCGCTACCTCGCGCGAGGCCCCGTCAGGGCCGACCTTGTCGGGAGCGTGACGGCGATATGA
- a CDS encoding signal recognition particle subunit SRP19/SEC65 family protein — protein sequence MSAERILYPCYFDATLERREGRRVPKNLGVKAPDLPAIEAVLRKMKVQYRVEEHHHPARWSEREGRIVAEWEGSKEDLIRRVAKGLGDRK from the coding sequence ATGAGCGCGGAGCGCATCCTGTATCCCTGTTATTTCGATGCCACGCTAGAGCGGCGGGAGGGGCGTCGTGTCCCGAAGAACCTCGGCGTAAAAGCCCCGGACCTCCCTGCTATCGAGGCCGTCCTCCGGAAGATGAAGGTCCAGTACCGGGTGGAGGAACACCACCATCCCGCCCGGTGGTCGGAGCGCGAGGGCCGGATCGTGGCTGAATGGGAGGGGAGCAAGGAAGACCTGATTCGGCGGGTCGCAAAGGGCCTCGGAGACCGGAAGTGA
- a CDS encoding 30S ribosomal protein S8e has product MQWQGRSVRKPSGGRYHASQGKKRSEIGRAPAETHIGEERKKIVRTYGGNQKVRALRLDYATVANPATGETRKAKIEAVEANSANPNYVRRSLLTKGAVIKTDMGRARIVSRPGQDGVVNAVLLG; this is encoded by the coding sequence ATGCAGTGGCAAGGAAGATCAGTACGGAAGCCATCGGGCGGACGCTACCACGCCTCCCAGGGCAAGAAGCGGTCGGAGATCGGAAGAGCTCCGGCAGAGACGCATATCGGTGAAGAACGCAAGAAGATCGTCCGCACCTACGGGGGCAACCAGAAGGTCCGCGCACTCCGTCTGGACTACGCGACGGTCGCAAACCCCGCAACCGGCGAGACCCGGAAGGCGAAGATCGAGGCGGTCGAAGCAAACAGCGCCAACCCGAACTACGTCCGGCGGAGCCTCCTGACCAAGGGCGCCGTCATCAAGACGGACATGGGACGCGCACGGATCGTCAGCAGACCCGGTCAGGACGGCGTTGTCAACGCGGTCCTGCTCGGGTAA
- a CDS encoding DsrE family protein, which translates to MTPRYRVVIHASERDRAALALNNAKNLIAGLGAERVEAEVVAYADGVEGLRAGGPNAALMDLLASYGTRFVVCANTLRSRNLTAKDFPGYVETVPSGVVELVVRQAEGWCYIRP; encoded by the coding sequence ATGACGCCCAGATACCGTGTCGTCATCCATGCAAGCGAGCGCGACAGGGCGGCCCTCGCCCTGAACAACGCGAAGAACCTGATCGCCGGCCTCGGGGCGGAGAGGGTCGAGGCTGAGGTGGTGGCCTACGCCGACGGCGTGGAGGGCCTCCGTGCCGGCGGCCCGAACGCCGCCCTCATGGACCTGCTCGCGAGTTACGGCACCCGATTCGTTGTCTGCGCAAACACCCTCCGCTCCCGGAATTTGACTGCGAAGGACTTTCCCGGTTATGTGGAGACGGTCCCGTCCGGCGTCGTGGAACTGGTCGTCAGACAGGCTGAGGGCTGGTGCTACATCCGGCCGTAA